The segment TTTAAGCGGTGACGTATTGAGTTATGATTTACTGTGGCGATGTGACTGACGTGAGTAGACCCAAGCCGATCGCATCCAGACCCAACCCAGAAAACTTCCGATAAAATAAGCGGGAAAATCTGACCAGGTAAAGGTATTCCCCAAGATAACCCGACCCAGTAACGTGGCTCGGATTGCCTGCAAAAATGGAGGTTGCCATAGTTGCAGAACCTCCAACAGACAAGTAACAATACAAACCCCTATTGCTGTCCACAGGGGTGACGCTTGGGGAAAGAAAAGCCCAACCAAGAGAATCCAGAAAATCTCATAAGCAAAGCTACCCAGTCGGTCATTCAGCCATTCCGGTGCAGGTGCGTAAAACCGTACTGCATACCCCAAAGGAGCAATCAGGATAATGCT is part of the Coleofasciculus chthonoplastes PCC 7420 genome and harbors:
- a CDS encoding ribosomal maturation YjgA family protein, coding for MKYRIILLISIILIAPLGYAVRFYAPAPEWLNDRLGSFAYEIFWILLVGLFFPQASPLWTAIGVCIVTCLLEVLQLWQPPFLQAIRATLLGRVILGNTFTWSDFPAYFIGSFLGWVWMRSAWVYSRQSHRHSKS